In Bradyrhizobium sp. WD16, the genomic stretch GCCGCGTGTCACAATCATCCGCAAGGGAACGGCCGGCGACTGCATGTATTTCATCGCCTCGGGCGGCGTCGACGTCGAACTGCCGGACAAGCGGGTTGCGCTCGGCGAAGGTGACTTCTTCGGCGAAATGGCGCTGCTTGGCGCCAATATCCGCAACGCCAATGTCGTGACGCGACAGCTCTCCACCCTCCTCGTGCTCGACCTCGTCGAATTCCGCCTCTTGATGGCCCGCCATCCGGAACTCGCCGAGGCGATCGACAGCGAGGCGACGCGACGCAGGCACGAGAACGCCACGGTCACGACGACCTGACGACCCTCGACGCCTGCAAGCCTGGAGACTGCCGATGACGCCGACACCATGACCTTTGCCGCCGTGGCGGCGGCTGGCGCAGCCTTCGCCGCCTGCTTCACGCCCGACGCAGTCCATTACGACTACATCCTGGGGCCCCATCGCCGCCGGGACGAAATCGCCCATCTGCGGTCGACATGTTCCGCCGCGATACCGGCGACGACTACCGCTGGGAAATGTTCGATCCGGTCTCCGACGGAACGACGGGCAACGCCTGGTCGCTGTCAAGTTTCACCTCGCTGGTGCCGCAATTCGCCGGACGCTTCGTCGCGATCGACGGTATCACCCGATTCACCCTGCGCGACGGGCTGATCGCCTAGTGCGGTGGATCTTGATGTTCAACCGTGAACACCGTCGTGCCCTTGTCGTTCCGCCCCTGAATGTCTCGCAACGGCCTCTCGGACGTCGTCTATTTTTTCCTCTATCGTAACCCGATGTTGCGAAGATCCCCGCCTGATTGCAACCTAATTCACTTGCGACAACATCTCGACCGCAGCGTCTTGGCGCAATACGCTCCGCAGGCCTTGAGTTAGGCGCCCCCGACCCTTTCCTGAAACGCATCACGCCACCAACGGGACCATGCATGATCGACCTGCATTATTGGCCGACGCCCAACGGCTGGAAGATCACCATCATGCTGGAGGAATGCGCGCTGCCCTACAACGTGGTGCCGGTCGCGATCGGCCGCGGCGAGCAGTTCACGCCGCAGTTCCTCGCGCTCAGTCCCAATGGCCGTATGCCGGCCCTCGTCGATCATGATCCGCCCGGCGGCGACGGGCCGGTGTCGGTGTTCGAGAGCGGCGCCATCCTGATCTATCTCGCCGAGAAGACCGGCCGTTTCATGCCGGCCGACCTCAAGGGGCGGATGGCGGCGACGCAATGGCTGATGTGGCAGATGGCCGGGCTCGGCCCGACGCTCGGCCAGCACGGCCATTTCCTGCTCTACGCCGACGTCAAGATTCCCTACGCCATCGACCGCTACGGCCGCGAGACCCGCCGCCTCTACGGCGTGCTCGATGCCCAGCTGAAAGAGACCGGCGATTGCATCGCCGGCGCCTATTCAATCGCCGACATGGCCTGCTTTCCCTGGATCATGACCCACAAGGCGCAAGGGCTGAGCCTCGACGATTATCCGAGCGTCAAACGCTGGTACGCTGCGCTGCGCGGCCGCGAGGCGCTGCAGCGCGGCCTTGCGGTCGGCAAGAGCTGGCGGGCGCCACGGATGGACGACGAAGCCAAGCGCGTGCTGTTCGGCCGGACGGCTCCAGCCGGCGGTTGAGCCGCACCGCACGACGATCGACGCAAAAAATGAGAAATGGGGGACACGCCGTGGAATTCTTTTTCGACTGTTCGAGCCCTTGGACCTACCTCGCCTTCCACAACATTCAGCCGCTCGCCGCGGAATTCGGCGAACCCATCGAATGGCGTCCGATCCTGGTCGGCGGCATCTTCAACGCCGTCAATCCCAGCGTCTATGCCGCGCGGGAAAACCCGGTGCCCGCCAAGCAGCACTACAGCGCCAAGGACCTGCAGGACTGGGCGCGCGTCGCTGGCCTGCGCATCAAGATGCCGCCGACGGTGTTTCCCGTGAGCAGCGTCAAGGCGATGCGCGGCTGCATCCTGCTCGCGCCGCAGGGCCGGCTGGTTGATTTCGCGACCGCGGTGTTCGAGGCCTATTGGGGCGAGGATCTCGACATCTCGCAGGACGCGGTGCTGGCCGATATCTGCGACCGGGTCGAAGTCGACCGCGACGCCTTCTTCGCCGGGATCGCGACGCCGGCGATCAAGACCGCGCTGAAGGCCAACACCGACGAAGTGATCCGGCGCGGCGGCTTCGGTTCGCCGACGATCTTTCTCGGGGAGGACGACATGTATTTCGGCAACGACCGCCTGCCCCTGATCCGGGATGCGCTGCAGCGGCGCAAGCCGCGCGAGCGCGGGGGGGCGAGCTAGATCCAACTCAGTTGATCGGCCGCTCCCGCCCCTCCCAATAGGGCTCGCGCAGCTGCCGCCGCGGATCTTGCCGGTGGCATTGCGCGGCATCATGGCGCCGAGCATCAGTTCGAAAAAGTGATCGCTATTCTTGCCGTAACAGGCGATGCGCGCCGATGACCGTCGCACCATGGCGCGGGTGCCGGCCCGCTTCGGTCCAAAGGACCGTCCCAGCGCCGGGATCCGGCGAACTGCTCAGTGCCCGCGTTCAGACCGGCTGAAATTGCTCAGATGGCCCTCGCGGGCCGCCTGCGCCCGCGCCGCCTTGATGATCTTGCCGCTCCTGGCCGGCGGCGCCACCCGGGACATCAGCCGCTCCATGCGCCGGCTGCCGCAGGCCGGGCAAGCCGGCCTGTCGGACATCCCGACCAGCAATTCGACATCCTTGTCGCATTTCGCACAATGAAAACTGTAGAGCGGCATTGCCGGGTCTCCCGTTCGCCTAGTGTGGTGTCTCGCAATTGCCTATGCCCTTTGCGGCAAGCCCCTGTAGGCAATTGCGAGACATAAGCCACACTAGCTTTTTGATTTTGCTAGTGTCCCGATGTCTCCGAATTACCGTGCGAGGGTCAGGCAAACGAAGCGGTAATTCGGAGACGGGACACTAGCCACCGCCGCGGCAAAGCCGGCTATCTGGCCGTCCTCCGTCCCGCTGATCGCAGCAACCGGCAGCGTCCGGCGGCGGATAATCCAGGTGGACTTTTCCGATGCCAATGCAGTTGCAGATTTCGGGCCAAGCCGGCCGCTCGTCCACGGCACAGTCCGCTCCAGGCCGGAGGTGCTGCGAGGACAACCGTGCCGTCGGCCTGTGCCGCAAGCGCGGCGCCGGTGCTTTGCCGATCCGGAGCCTCCACTGCAATTGGGGTTTGCGCAACCGAAACTCGACCACGAACTGTATTCAAATTGTCCCACGACCTTGGATTGATTTCCGTGCGCATATGTCCAAACTATGGCGCGGCAGATGTTGGATGGAGGCCGCGATTATCTCGGATTAAGCGCTCGCCTCTTGCAACTACAAGCCATCGCAGCTGCAATCCTAATGGGGGGGCACATGGCAAGTTGGACAGGAACTAATGGTAACGACCTGATCGACTGGAGCACGCATCCGCTTGACGGAAATGGCGAACGGCGGGGCTGGTAACGACAGGGTCACAGGCGGAAATGCTGCCGACATCCTGCTCGGCGGCGACGGCGTTGACACACTGGTCGGTAACGGCGGCAGCGACAACCTCATTGGCGGGGCCGGCAACGACGTCCTCGACGGTGGTGCAGGAATCGACATCTTGCGCGGTAATCAAGGTAACGACGAATATCAGACTCGGATCGGTAATGCCGGCATCGACACCGTCGCCGATGATCTCAGCGCCGCGAATGCCGCCGGCTTCGGCGGCGGCACGGCGGATTATATCCATGTTCTAGACAGCACGGGCTCGACCCTGATGTTGTTCCAGAACGGGAATGATTTGTTGGTCACCAACGCGACCGATGTCGCCGATGGATCGATCGATAGCGGCGCGGCAATCCACAATTTCTTCTTGGGGGGCAATAACGTCGTGGAATTCGCTATCGGAAGCGACGGCAACGGTTATGACCTGACGTCGCTGCTTGCGACTTCGGTGGTGGCATCAGCAGCCCAATCGAGATCCACCGTGGAGGTGCTCGCCCCCGTTTGGTTCGACGGCCACGAAGTCCAACAATTGCAGGCGAGCCCATTCCAGCACGCGGATTTTCTAATCTAGCCGCGCGTTCTTGGCCGATCACGTCCGTCGTTCACCAATCCAGAGACGGCGAGCAGATGTCCCAATTTGACCAGCGACTAGCCGGACAGGCTCCTGGCCGCCGCCTGCTTCTCCGCCCGCCGTCCTTCAGCTCTTCACCGCGCCGGCAGTGAGGCCCGACACCATGTAGCGCTTGAACGCGTAATAGATCACGACCGGCGGCAGCGAATAGATCAGCCCCGTCGTCATCAAGAGCTCCCATGGCGAATCGTCGGCGGCGAGGAAATTGCCCAGGGCGACGCCCAGCGTGATGTCGGTATCGCGCGACAGCAGCAGGAAGGCGTAGAGATACTCGTTCCAGGCCAGCAGCAGGGCGTAGGTGCCGACCGCGACCAACGAAG encodes the following:
- a CDS encoding glutathione S-transferase N-terminal domain-containing protein, translating into MIDLHYWPTPNGWKITIMLEECALPYNVVPVAIGRGEQFTPQFLALSPNGRMPALVDHDPPGGDGPVSVFESGAILIYLAEKTGRFMPADLKGRMAATQWLMWQMAGLGPTLGQHGHFLLYADVKIPYAIDRYGRETRRLYGVLDAQLKETGDCIAGAYSIADMACFPWIMTHKAQGLSLDDYPSVKRWYAALRGREALQRGLAVGKSWRAPRMDDEAKRVLFGRTAPAGG
- a CDS encoding 2-hydroxychromene-2-carboxylate isomerase — encoded protein: MEFFFDCSSPWTYLAFHNIQPLAAEFGEPIEWRPILVGGIFNAVNPSVYAARENPVPAKQHYSAKDLQDWARVAGLRIKMPPTVFPVSSVKAMRGCILLAPQGRLVDFATAVFEAYWGEDLDISQDAVLADICDRVEVDRDAFFAGIATPAIKTALKANTDEVIRRGGFGSPTIFLGEDDMYFGNDRLPLIRDALQRRKPRERGGAS
- a CDS encoding zinc ribbon domain-containing protein; this encodes MPLYSFHCAKCDKDVELLVGMSDRPACPACGSRRMERLMSRVAPPARSGKIIKAARAQAAREGHLSNFSRSERGH
- a CDS encoding calcium-binding protein, which encodes MANGGAGNDRVTGGNAADILLGGDGVDTLVGNGGSDNLIGGAGNDVLDGGAGIDILRGNQGNDEYQTRIGNAGIDTVADDLSAANAAGFGGGTADYIHVLDSTGSTLMLFQNGNDLLVTNATDVADGSIDSGAAIHNFFLGGNNVVEFAIGSDGNGYDLTSLLATSVVASAAQSRSTVEVLAPVWFDGHEVQQLQASPFQHADFLI